From a single Nicotiana tabacum cultivar K326 chromosome 8, ASM71507v2, whole genome shotgun sequence genomic region:
- the LOC107825131 gene encoding protein CONSERVED ONLY IN THE GREEN LINEAGE 160, chloroplastic, with the protein MAVLNCYYLSVTSTATPKSQESANNSSPTQSQQPHPRQTKVILPKKKPMKWSTGDAPGDYGGPPTTTKLRKYWGQDVDPLTSDDFIWNKDFMGRMKKYVQDSQENDTASRSAPKKEESSGFLSLNRVMSLDSLDVDLTEKLIARSKPILDTAIEETQASVRASQRWRPAPTRREQEKWDRAAKAATGGSEVLLRETRCTKGDPKVLAAQSEEQYLKLKDKLQFVTLGIGGVGILSAYVSYSPEIAASYGAGLLGSLMYIRMLGNSVDSIRTDGPKALIKGAAGQPRLLVPVVLVMIYNRWNGILEPEYGFMHLDLIPMLVGFFTYKTATFAQAIEDALTTVVEKKTET; encoded by the exons ATGGCAGTTCTAAATTGCTACTACCTCTCAGTAACCTCAACGGCCACACCAAAATCTCAAGAATCTGCAAACAATTCATCCCCAACACAATCCCAACAACCACATCCAAGGCAAACAAAAGTGATTCTTCCTAAAAAGAAGCCTATGAAATGGTCTACTGGGGATGCTCCAGGTGATTATGGGGGCCCACCTACTACAACTAAGCTTAGAAAATACTGGGGTCAGGATGTAGACCCTCTCACTTCTGATGATTTTATTTGGAACAAAGATTTTATGGGTCGTATGAAAAAGTATGTTCAGGATTCTCAAGAAAATGATACTGCCTCTCGCTCTGCTCCTAAAAAG GAAGAGTCATCTGGATTTCTTAGTTTAAACAGAGTCATGAGTCTTGACAG TTTGGATGTTGACTTGACTGAGAAGCTAATAGCCCGTTCAAAACCTATTCTAGACACCGCAATCGAGGAAACTCAG GCTAGTGTAAGGGCATCTCAAAGATGGAGACCAGCACCAACACGACGCGAGCAGGAGAAGTGGGATAGGGCTGCAAAAGCTGCAACTGGGGGCAGC GAAGTGTTACTCCGGGAAACAAGATGTACAAAAGGGGATCCAAAAGTTTTAGCTGCTCAGTCAGAGGAGCAATATCTTAAG TTGAAGGACAAATTACAGTTTGTCACCCTCGGGATTGGTGGTGTTGGCATACTTTCAGCTTATGTATCTTATTCTCCTGAAATTGCAGCAAG TTATGGAGCTGGGCTACTTGGTTCATTGATGTACATACGTATGTTGGGGAACAGCGTTGATTCTATAAGGACAGATGGACCCAAAGCGCTTATCAA GGGAGCAGCTGGGCAGCCAAGGCTATTGGTTCCTGTTGTTTTAGTCATGATTTATAACCGGTGGAATGG GATCCTTGAGCCGGAGTATGGATTCATGCACCTTGACTTGATACCCATGTTAGTTGGATTCTTCACTTACAAGACTGCAACTTTTGCCCAAGCTATCGAAGATGCATTGACGACAGTTGTAGAAAAGAAGACAGAAACATAA
- the LOC107825132 gene encoding trihelix transcription factor ENAP2, whose translation MCRRPTSILLTLPSLLLLLNLIPPPPFTKFNSVVAVSPSTPMSDDDLVASPSSNNNSPSPPPSPSSPPPSTNNELVNSLPPSTIPPASTRPAAFPAREDCWSEAATHTLIEAWGSHYLELKRGNLRQKHWQEVANAVNALHGHTKKQYRTDIQCKNRIDTLKKKYKIEKARVSQSHGRYASPWPFFNGLDALIGDNFKPSPAPVTVASRRKTPPMLLPPPSAVPVGPRSKRPAAAMEDAVSRRNFSAMAAAAAAAAVSEESDEEEESETSSPAAISLTGARKEESGALAEGCSRLAEAIGRFAEIYERVEDAKQRQMVELEKQRMQFAKDLEIQRMKLIMESQVQLEKLKRAKSNSQADGYL comes from the exons ATGTGCCGTCGACCAACCAGTATACTTCTCACcctcccctctcttcttcttctgctaAACCTAATTCCTCCACCACCGTTCACCAAATTCAATTCCGTTGTCGCCGTCTCACCGTCGACTCCGATGTCCGACGACGATCTCGTCGCCAGTCCCTCCTCGAATAATAATTCTCCGTCTCCCCCTCCCTCTCCGTCATCTCCACCGCCCTCAACCAACAACGAACTAGTTAATTCTCTTCCACCGTCGACGATCCCGCCGGCGTCAACTCGACCGGCGGCTTTTCCCGCTCGCGAGGACTGCTGGTCGGAGGCGGCGACTCATACTCTTATCGAAGCGTGGGGGTCCCACTACCTGGAGCTAAAACGCGGCAATCTCCGGCAGAAGCACTGGCAGGAGGTGGCTAACGCCGTTAATGCCCTTCACGGCCACACAAAGAAGCAATATCGCACCGATATACAGTGCAAAAATCGCATCGATACATTGAAGAAGAAGTATAAGATCGAAAAAGCTAGGGTTTCTCAATCCCACGGCCGGTACGCCTCCCCGTGGCCGTTTTTCAACGGTCTCGACGCTCTAATCGGCGATAATTTCAAACCGTCGCCGGCGCCGGTAACAGTCGCTTCTCGCCGGAAGACACCTCCGATGCTTCTTCCCCCGCCTTCTGCAGTACCGGTTGGTCCTCGGTCAAAGCGGCCGGCGGCAGCCATGGAGGATGCCGTTTCCCGGAGAAATTTCTCCGCCATGGCTGCGGCAGCCGCTGCGGCAGCTGTCTCTGAGGAATCGGACGAAGAGGAGGAGTCGGAAACTTCAAGTCCAGCGGCCATATCTCTGACCGGTGCTCGGAAGGAGGAGAGTGGAGCATTGGCAGAGGGTTGTAGTAGGTTAGCTGAGGCAATAGGAAGGTTTGCAGAGATTTACGAACGGGTTGAAGATGCTAAGCAGAGACAAATGGTGGAATTGGAGAAGCAGAGAATGCAATTCGCAAAGGATTTGGAGATTCAAAGAATGAAACTCATTATGGAGTCACAAGTCCAGCTTGAAAAGCTTAAACGCGCTAAGAGCAATTCACAAGCTG ATGGTTACTTGTAG
- the LOC107825130 gene encoding uncharacterized protein LOC107825130, which translates to METICIIVTFNGRWTEDYKYLDHQTKLVLVPEAILFEDFIKHIFEVIELDRDKFEAVIWFDINLGTSNGMLVSKDLDLHTCIELLKAHSLFKGCRFIVDISERVFGSTSTFEHVNRETQHDNQNKCQQIIIKDSILFKIVKIEKNYDCSVSTMKADQRHATSKLISGYIINNLRDPRFEVTPAFVMAKMQKLHGLDIGYHKAWHAIQRASALIRGTPEENYELLSSYLYMMRSKNPETYTNTKIDDDNRFLYMFYTYGSSISGWNHCRTEIVVDATFLKSKFRDVLMISVSKDANNQIFSLAFGIAESENNNSYEWYFSELRTAIGSPEPKAKESEKRGHKIFQSAARVYMRKEFDLYMSDIAKVDKKTYDYLMEEPPKKWARSCSPRRRYDMLTTNIVESMNSVLLELRKLHILRMMDFIQVKLQRWFYERTNEAEGTFYDVSCWVEEELKKKIDLAFTLNLSRRETSPTFACTGT; encoded by the exons ATGGAAACAATATGCATTATAGTTACTTTTAATGGTAGATGGACTGAAGACTATAAGTATCTTGATCATCAAACAAAGCTTGTTCTAGTACCTGAGGCAATTCTGTTTGAAGATTTCATTAAACATATCTTTGAAGTTATTGAATTGGATAGAGACAAGTTTGAAGCAgtgatatggtttgatatcaacctTGGAACAAGCAATGGAATGCTTGTATCCAAAGATTTAGATCTTCACACATGTATAGAGTTACTAAAAGCTCATTCACTCTTCAAGGGCTGTCGTTTCATTGTTGATATTTCGGAAAGAGTTTTTGGATCTACAAGCACCTTTGAACATGTCAACAGAGAAACTCAACATGACAATCAAAATAAATGCCAACAGATAAT AATTAAAGATTCAATACTGTTCAAGATAGTAAAGATTGAGAAAAATTATGACTGCTCTGTTAGCACTATGAAAGCTGATCAAAGGCATGCAACTTCAAAGTTGATTAGTGGTTACATTATCAACAATCTTCGAGACCCAAGGTTTGAAGTTACACCAGCTTTTGTCATggcaaaaatgcaaaaattgcatgGACTAGACATTGGGTATCACAAGGCGTGGCATGCTATTCAACGTGCTTCCGCTTTAATAAGAGGAACTCCTGAAGAGAATTATGAATTATTGTCTTCATACTTGTATATGATGAGAAGTAAAAACCCGGAAACATATACTAACACAAAGATAGACGACGACAACAG gtttctttatatgttttataCATATGGATCATCAATATCTGGTTGGAACCATTGTAGAACAGAGATTGTTGTTGATGCAACTTTTTTGAAGTCAAAATTTCGTGATGTTTTAATGATTTCTGTTTCAAAGGATGCAAATAACCAAATTTTCTCACTAGCCTTTGGAATAGCAGAATCTGAAAATAACAATTCCTATGAGTGGTACTTTAGTGAGCTTCGCACTGCAATTGGGAGCC CAGAACCTAAAGCGAAGGAAAGTGAAAAGCGAGGTCATAAAATTTTCCAAAGTGCTGCAAGAGTATACATGCGCAAAGAATTTGATCTATACATGTCAGATATAGCAAAAGTAGATAAGAAGACTTATGACTACTTGATGGAAGAACCACCAAAAAAGTGGGCACGTTCTTGTAGTCCACGACGAAGAtatgacatgctcacaacaaaTATAGTCGAGTCAATGAATTCTGTCCTATTAGAATTAAGGAAGCTGCATATATTAAGAATGATGGATTTCATTCAAGTGAAGCTACAACGTTGGTTTTATGAAAGAACAAATGAAGCAGAAGGAACTTTTTATGATGTTTCTTGTTGGGTAGAGGAGGAATTGAAAAAAAAGATAGATTTAGCATTTACTTTAAAT CTATCGAGAAGAGAAACATCTCCAACTTTTGCTTGCACTGGTACTTAA